In the genome of Staphylococcus durrellii, one region contains:
- a CDS encoding Na+/H+ antiporter NhaC family protein: MENSLRSQKQYGALALLPLVIFLVLYIGVGITFTIMGKEDAFDQLPRHVAVFIGIVIAWTFYDRKTKFAKKVQIFTENAGNSGIVNLGLILLLAGAFSTVTSDMGGKDAMVNMGLSVIPPSLLIPGIFIMSGFAALTLGTSTGAQAAFIPVGVAVAQAADLSIAAAGAAVIAGAYFGDNLSIISDTTIAATNGVGAKMKDKFKMNVLIALPAAILTAVCYGIVGGTGTVKGDLSFNIINILPYLFVLIAAIAGLDVILVLIIGILMAGLLGIVQGNMGIFQFTKAIGDGMQSMFLIFLVAFLVSGLVALIRYYGGIDWIIQAMKAKAKGRKSAEYVIGFMSGILSAALSHNTLAIIISAPIAKEIGDEYKVPPKRMASLLDIFACCALMVLPHDSGMLMVEQYGHVSYLDVLKYSYYPVIFIICTMITIQFGLLNKKKVNNK; encoded by the coding sequence ATGGAAAATTCACTACGCAGCCAAAAACAATATGGTGCATTAGCATTATTACCGTTAGTCATATTTTTAGTGTTATATATCGGCGTAGGTATAACATTTACAATTATGGGTAAAGAGGATGCATTTGATCAATTACCACGACATGTTGCAGTATTTATCGGTATTGTCATTGCATGGACTTTTTATGATAGAAAGACAAAGTTTGCGAAAAAAGTGCAAATATTTACAGAAAATGCCGGTAATTCAGGTATTGTAAATTTAGGACTTATCTTATTACTTGCAGGTGCATTTTCTACTGTGACATCTGACATGGGCGGTAAAGACGCAATGGTCAACATGGGCTTATCCGTTATCCCACCCAGTTTATTAATCCCTGGAATTTTTATAATGAGTGGTTTCGCGGCATTAACGCTTGGCACTTCTACAGGTGCTCAAGCAGCATTTATACCAGTGGGCGTTGCAGTTGCTCAAGCGGCAGATTTAAGTATCGCGGCAGCAGGTGCAGCTGTCATTGCCGGTGCATATTTTGGTGATAATTTATCTATTATCTCAGATACGACGATAGCTGCTACAAATGGTGTGGGCGCTAAAATGAAGGATAAATTTAAAATGAATGTATTGATTGCTTTACCAGCTGCCATCTTAACGGCAGTTTGTTATGGCATTGTCGGAGGTACTGGCACAGTTAAAGGCGATTTAAGCTTTAACATTATTAATATTTTGCCTTATTTATTTGTACTAATAGCTGCTATTGCAGGATTAGACGTTATATTAGTTTTAATTATCGGAATTTTAATGGCAGGTTTATTAGGTATAGTTCAAGGAAATATGGGCATTTTCCAATTTACTAAGGCAATAGGCGATGGCATGCAAAGTATGTTTTTAATCTTTTTAGTAGCCTTTTTAGTATCTGGTCTAGTGGCATTAATTCGTTACTATGGCGGTATTGATTGGATTATTCAAGCAATGAAGGCTAAAGCAAAAGGGCGTAAAAGTGCGGAATATGTCATAGGTTTTATGTCAGGTATTTTATCGGCAGCATTGTCGCATAATACGTTAGCTATTATTATTTCGGCCCCAATAGCTAAAGAAATTGGCGATGAATATAAAGTTCCGCCTAAAAGAATGGCGAGTTTACTAGATATTTTTGCTTGTTGTGCTTTAATGGTATTGCCGCATGATAGTGGTATGTTAATGGTTGAGCAATATGGCCATGTCTCATACTTAGATGTTTTAAAATATTCATACTATCCAGTAATATTTATTATTTGCACAATGATAACAATTCAGTTCGGGCTGTTAAATAAAAAGAAAGTTAACAATAAATAA
- a CDS encoding DNA-3-methyladenine glycosylase, whose translation MDFLQRDTTAIAKDLLGVKIIYHDTHQTFTGYIVETEAYLGFDDKAAHGFNGKRTPKVASLYKQGGTIYAHVMHTHLLINFVTQQANIPEGVLIRAIEPEEGIETMSDRRGKTGYDITNGPGKWTKAFNIPRHIDGSRLNEGNLLIDTKNRKHPRSIEESGRIGIPNKGEWTYKSLRYTVKGNPYVSHLKKSAIIPPSETWK comes from the coding sequence GTGGATTTTTTACAACGCGATACTACAGCGATTGCTAAAGATTTACTAGGTGTAAAAATTATTTATCATGATACACATCAAACATTTACGGGTTATATTGTTGAAACAGAAGCCTATTTAGGATTTGATGATAAAGCAGCTCACGGGTTTAATGGCAAACGCACGCCTAAAGTAGCATCCTTATATAAACAAGGTGGTACAATTTATGCTCATGTCATGCACACTCATTTACTAATTAATTTCGTTACGCAACAAGCCAATATACCTGAAGGTGTATTGATTCGAGCTATCGAACCAGAAGAAGGTATAGAAACAATGTCTGATCGTCGTGGCAAGACAGGATACGACATTACGAATGGTCCCGGAAAATGGACTAAAGCGTTTAATATACCAAGACATATAGATGGCTCGAGACTAAATGAAGGTAATTTATTAATCGATACTAAAAATAGAAAGCACCCTAGATCAATAGAAGAAAGTGGTCGCATTGGTATACCTAACAAAGGTGAATGGACGTACAAGTCTTTACGCTATACGGTTAAAGGTAACCCTTATGTATCTCATCTTAAAAAATCTGCTATAATACCACCGAGTGAAACTTGGAAATAA